The proteins below are encoded in one region of Hordeum vulgare subsp. vulgare chromosome 3H, MorexV3_pseudomolecules_assembly, whole genome shotgun sequence:
- the LOC123443887 gene encoding uncharacterized protein LOC123443887, whose amino-acid sequence MGEPSKELLDFPSGPKPPSFIESLLVSRDQHKVKRKAGPPTDPLPKSQVLGKVKDFLGEMAKANEKLQLDWQNKPPEEYDIEALTGNEKEYIEMDLILGVADLYSEQAVDAAEATMSSFPPAGSSFASSSSDSEDDSDEDGEDEPEMPSKEKCGNPDKPDAHPANGKKPNKRQKIVVLN is encoded by the exons ATGGGGGAGCCTAGCAAGGAGCTCCTGGACTTCCCCTCGGGGCCCAAGCCACCATCCTTCATCG AATCGCTGTTGGTGAGCAGAGACCAGCACAAGGTCAAGCGCAAGGCGGGGCCTCCCACTGACCCACTCCCAAAGAGCCAAG TTCTTGGAAAAGTGAAGGATTTCTTGGGAGAGATGGCAAAGGCCAATGAGAAATTGCAGCTTGATTGGCAG AATAAGCCTCCCGAGGAGTATGACATAGAAGCGCTTACTGGAAACGAAAAGGAATATATTGAGATG GATTTGATTCTCGGTGTAGCTGATCTTTATTCAGAGCAAGCTGTGGATGCAGCTGAGGCGACAATGAGCAGCTTCCCACCCGCAGGAAGTTCATTTGCCAGCAGCTCGTCTGACTCAGAAGATGATAGCGATGAAGATGGTGAGGATGAGCCTGAAATGCCTAGCAAAGAAAAATGTGGCAATCCAGATAAACCAGACGCTCATCCAGCCAACGGTAAGAAGCCCAATAAAAGACAGAAGATTGTTGTTCTCAACTAG